Proteins encoded by one window of Arachis hypogaea cultivar Tifrunner chromosome 1, arahy.Tifrunner.gnm2.J5K5, whole genome shotgun sequence:
- the LOC140181453 gene encoding uncharacterized protein gives MKDFFAFRIQERLADGSPLLVVGYPELFLTFTCNPKWPEFNFLKNRDLNAEDRPDMVCQTFKVKLDRLIQDIRENNIFRRVVAVVYTIEYQKHGLPQAYILVFLHRDDKYPAADDIDQIISAEITDKDRDPLYYEVVEKNMMYGSCRSIKKDSPCMENGKCIRHFPKKFVNNTTIDDDGYPIYRRRDDGKTISKCGVELDNRNDRATASFYNSSTTDVENDECDEVSMYYDCRYISLCEAPWRIFGYRIHFRDPSMVRLGFHLPGEQPVIFQDHENLKDVVKKASVKESMFLGWFKTNKKYSEAQRSGKIYYVQLLLNFVRSPTSSEDIRTIDGILYPTFRDACYLQGILDDDKEYIDAVEEANLHMTETEIRDLTLIEIENLLKGYNKSLRDIPSMPFPNIDMCYQQLMSNSVNRLICDEFRYDRRQLVVEHADLLQKLTNEQKRVYKQILAAANSGDGGVFLLYGYGGTGKTFVWKILAATIRSKDRIVLMVASLLLPGGRTAYSRFAISINFEYFSTCSINQNSPLVELIIRCKLIIWDEAPMVNRFCIETLNRTMREILRFKNANSLQQPFGGKTVVFGEDFPQYYLCKLLSLTQNMQLRVDTFDERNNEVKQFIDQILSIGDGQCGDLIDGIDKIRIPDDILID, from the exons ATGAAGGACTTTTTTGCATTTAGGATACAGGAAAGGTTAGCTGATGGTTCTCCATTACT GGTTGTTGGATACCCAGAGCTTTTCTTAACCTTTACTTGCAATCCTAAGTGGCCTGAGTTTAATTTTCTAAAGAATAGGGATCTAAATGCTGAAGACCGTCCTGATATGGTATGTCAAACCTTTAAGGTCAAATTGGATCGTCTAATCCAAGACATCAGAGAGAACAATATATTTAGAAGGGTCGTTGCAG TTGTCTATACTATCGAATACCAGAAGCATGGTCTACCCCAAGCATACATCTTGGTCTTCTTACATAGAGATGACAAGTATCCAGCTGCAGATGATATTGATCAAATCATAAGTGCTGAAATAacagataaggatagagatccacTATACTATGAAGTTGTAGAAAAAAACATGATGTACGGTTCATGTAGGAGCATCAAGAAAGACTCACCGTGCATGGAGAATGGAAAGTGCATTAGACACTTTCCTAAAAAATTTGTCAACAACACTACTATTGACGATGATGGATATCCTATTTACAGGCGAAGAGATGATGGAAAGACAATTAGCAAATGTGGGGTTGAACTTGACAATC GAAACGATCGAGCAACTGCTTCGTTTTACAACAGTAGCACAACCGATGTAGAGAATGATGAGTGTGATGAAGTTAGCATGTATTATGACTGTAGATATATATCTCTATGTGAAGCACCTTGGAGAATATTTGGGTACAGAATCCACTTTAGAGACCCTTCTATGGTACGTTTGGGGTTCCACTTGCCAGGTGAGCAACCTGTTATTTTTCAAGATCATGAAAATCTAAAAGATGTTGTTAAGAAGGCTTCTGTGAAGGAATCTATGTTTCTTGGATGGTTCAAGACAAACAAGAAGTACAGTGAGGCTCAGA GATCAGGAAAAATATACTATGTTCAATTACTCCTAAATTTTGTGAGAAGCCCAACCAGCTCTGAGGATATTAGAACTATTGACGGTATTCTATACCCTACatttagagatgcatgttattTACAAGGTATTCTAGATGATGACAAGGAATATATCGATGCTGTTGAGGAAGCAA ATTTACATATGACAGAGACAGAAATAAGAGACTTGACTCTTATTGAAATTGAGAACTTATTAAAGGGATACAATAAGAGCCTAAGAGACATCCCTTCTATGCCATTCCCTAACATTGACATGTGTTATCAACAATTGATGTCCAATAGTGTCAATAGGCTTATTTGTGACGAGTTTCGTTATGATAGGCGACAATTGGTAGTAGAGCATGCAGATTTGTTACAAAAGCTAACAAATGAGCAGAAGCGAGTGTATAAACAAATATTAGCAGCTGCCAATAGTGGTGATGGTGGTGTGTTTTTACTATATGGATATGGCGGTACAGGAAAGACATTTGTTTGGAAAATATTAGCTGCTACAATTAGATCTAAAGATCGAATTGTCTTGATGGTTGCATCTCTCTTGCTCCCTGGTGGAAGGACAGCATACTCGCGTTTTGCAATCTCTATTAACTTTGAATATTTTTCAACATGTAGCATTAATCAGAACAGCCCTTTGGTAGAGTTGATAATTCGATGTAAGCTTATTATATGGGATGAAGCTCCAATGGTCAACAGATTTTGCATCGAAACACTTAATAGAACAATGAGAGAGATCTTAAGATTCAAAAATGCTAATAGTCTTCAACAACCTTTTGGAGGCAAGACTGTTGTATTTGGCGAGGATTTTCCACAATACTACCT TTGCAAGTTGTTGTCACTAACACAGAACATGCAGCTGCGGGTGGACACTTTTGATGAAAGGAATAATGAGGTAAAACAATTTATTGATCAGATTTTGTCAATTGGAGATGGTCAGTGTGGTGATCTTATTGATGGGATAGACAAGATAAGAATTCCTGATGATATTCTCATTGATTAA